From one Maniola jurtina chromosome 5, ilManJurt1.1, whole genome shotgun sequence genomic stretch:
- the LOC123865242 gene encoding solute carrier family 2, facilitated glucose transporter member 8-like produces the protein MLGLRPLKWLARFQQGGIANQLFMAFMVTIPVLNFGMLMGWQSPMTPILQAEDGPAPEPITDETISWMASITFFPPIFCGLFVGDLADRWGRKITTLLTSLALVISWSITLFSLRPWALITSRAVAGLACAGCYVVAPLYLKEVASDNIRGALGSLFILSQNLGYLLVYIAGDFFSFSAVMWLCTAIPVLHMLAFLAMPETPVFLVKQGKLREARVTLAWLRNTSVEDKKLEEEVQQMEREEEYAKSMKKASWKSIVQDKTTFKAFRIAVNVMLSQETCGYLVVLMYAGSIFEQASESISLKLSPNKQTIVVGAIQLLGSIVASCIVEKTGRKWLLAGTSFATGLSMLALGAWFYITSMSIWLPGWLPVVAMCLCIFADAAGYQPVPYVITSELFSFQHRGMVTSFVSSVDALSDFLQSKAYDPLLKLLGIHWVFIMFSLVCFIGTLYTVLYVPETKDRSLEEIYAILDGRQKEKRKDVETGNETSRL, from the exons ATGCTCGGTCTACGTCCTCTAAAATGGCTCGCAAGGTTTCAACAAGGCGGAATCGCCAACCAATTGTTCATGGCATTTATGG tGACCATTCCGGTCCTGAACTTCGGCATGCTGATGGGCTGGCAGTCGCCAATGACGCCGATCCTGCAAGCAGAAGATGGGCCCGCGCCAGAACCAATCACCGACGAGACCATCTCCTGGATGGCTTCCATCACCTTCTTCCCCCCGATATTCTGCGGGCTGTTCGTCGGAGACCTCGCTGACCGCTGGGGAAGGAAAATTACCACCTTATTGACGTCTTTAGCGCTTGTG ATCAGCTGGTCCATCACCTTATTTTCATTGCGTCCATGGGCACTGATAACATCGCGAGCAGTCGCCGGCCTAGCCTGTGCAGGCTGCTACGTTGTTGCACCCCTATATTTAAAGGAG GTGGCATCAGACAACATTCGTGGAGCGCTAGGCTCTCTTTTCATCCTCTCGCAGAACCTCGGCTACCTCTTGGTGTACATAGCGGGTGATTTCTTCTCCTTCTCGGCCGTGATGTGGCTCTGCACTGCCATACCCGTCCTTCATATGCTAGCGTTCCTAGCTATGCCCGAGACCCCAGTATTTCTAGTCAAACAAGGAAAGTTACGG GAAGCCAGAGTTACACTGGCGTGGTTGCGGAACACATCCGTCGAGGATAAAAAACTGGAAGAGGAGGTGCAACAAATGGAAAGAGAGGAGGAGTACGCCAAGTCCATGAAAAAGGCCTCGTGGAAAAGCATAG TACAAGACAAAACCACATTCAAGGCGTTCCGCATAGCAGTTAACGTGATGCTCTCGCAAGAAACCTGCGGTTACCTGGTGGTGCTCATGTACGCAGGCTCCATCTTCGAGCAGGCCTCAGAGTCCATCAGCCTGAAGCTGAGCCCCAACAAGCAGACGATAGTAGTGGGCGCCATACAGCTGCTGGGCTCCATTGTCGCCAGCTGCATTGTGGAGAAGACTGGACGAAAG TGGCTTTTAGCGGGCACATCTTTTGCAACGGGTCTCTCAATGTTGGCGCTCGGAGCCTGGTTCTACATAACCTCCATGTCAATCTGGCTGCCTGGCTGGCTGCCCGTGGTCGCCATGTGCCTCTGCATCTTTGCGGATGCCGCGGGGTACCAACCGGTACCTTATGTTATTACCTCAGAACTATTTTCTTTCCAG CATCGTGGCATGGTAACATCCTTCGTGAGCTCTGTGGACGCTCTCAGTGACTTCCTCCAATCAAAAGCCTACGACCCCCTTCTGAAACTCCTGGGAATCCACTGggtcttcataatgttttccttaGTCTGTTTCATCGGCACGTTGTATACTGTGCTGTACGTACCGGAGACTAAAGACAGAAGTCTGGAAGAGATCTACGCAATACTTGACGGGAGGCAGAAGGAGAAAAGGAAAGATGTGGAGACTGGGAATGAGACTAGTAGATTATAG
- the LOC123865251 gene encoding trypsin-like isoform X1 gives MGVVRTAVLFCLYLNFGYSTGDKEQNNPAVVKFKMNVDYNKPEPALVASGRRRHHDEKKAFRIRNEYLLNLNKENLRIRGGNTTDTKNFPYIAAIIINGRLWCAGTIVDVNWVLTAAHCLNYVLHVAPMKTLGKYVKVRVGSAQPHEGGQLVDVTGAVRHPKFEEEPVPHADIALLKLAENLEFTMHINLIKIYTGMKEPYAQSFVAVTGWGATRGSVTAFRDHTPDLMTARLKVRTRGYCSDAYQLVSGFQFTPDFFCASLRNGTRDACLFDAGAPAVQQNRLMGVMSFGPERCGHEFQPAVFIKAFYFRDFVKHTISSYKTTGELIEAMKDIDPVVRPPVHVADDTEDVANPDEVTEPDSRHD, from the exons ATGGGCGTGGTTAGAACAGCAGTATTATTTTgcttatatttaaattttggttaTTCCACTGGAGATAAAGAGCAAAATAACCCAGCAGTAG taaaatttaaaatgaacgTAGACTACAATAAGCCTGAACCAGCTCTAGTCGCGAGCGGGAGACGCCGACACCACGATGAGAAGAAAGCTTTCAGAATCCGGAACGAATACCTTCTGAACCTCAACAAGGAGAACTTGAGGATTCGTGGTGGAAATACCACCGATACTAAGAACTTCCCCTACATAGCTGCAATCATTATTAACGGAAGGCTATGGTGTGCGGGCACTATTGTTGATGTGAACTGGGTGCTAACAGCTGCGCATTGCTTGAATTA CGTTCTCCACGTCGCACCAATGAAAACATTAGGAAAATATGTCAAAGTAAGAGTGGGCAGCGCGCAACCACACGAGGGTGGTCAGCTCGTGGACGTCACAGGAGCTGTAAGACATCCCAAATTCGAAGAGGAACCAGTGCCACACGCAGACATTGCGCTGTTGAAGCTTGCTGAGAATCTGG AATTCACGATGCATATAAATTTAATCAAGATCTACACTGGAATGAAGGAACCTTACGCACAAAGTTTCGTTGCAGTTACTGGTTGGGGAGCTACGcgc GGTTCGGTCACAGCTTTTAGGGATCATACACCAGATCTGATGACAGCGCGTCTAAAAGTGCGAACGCGTGGATACTGCAGTGACGCCTACCAGCTCGTCAGCGGCTTCCAATTCACGCCTGACTTCTTCTGCGCCTCCTTGAGGAACGGCACTAGAGATGCATGCTTG ttCGACGCGGGCGCCCCGGCTGTACAACAAAACCGTCTGATGGGAGTGATGAGCTTTGGACCGGAACGCTGTGGACATGAATTTCAGCCGGCTGTATTTATCAAGGCGTTTTACTTTAG GGACTTCGTAAAGCACACGATCTCGTCATACAAAACAACAGGAGAGTTGATCGAAGCGATGAAGGACATAGACCCGGTGGTGCGGCCGCCGGTACACGTCGCCGACGACACGGAAGATGTTGCGAacccggacgaagtcacggagcCGGACAGTAGACACGATTGA
- the LOC123865251 gene encoding trypsin-like isoform X2: MGVVRTAVLFCLYLNFGYSTGDKEQNNPAVDYNKPEPALVASGRRRHHDEKKAFRIRNEYLLNLNKENLRIRGGNTTDTKNFPYIAAIIINGRLWCAGTIVDVNWVLTAAHCLNYVLHVAPMKTLGKYVKVRVGSAQPHEGGQLVDVTGAVRHPKFEEEPVPHADIALLKLAENLEFTMHINLIKIYTGMKEPYAQSFVAVTGWGATRGSVTAFRDHTPDLMTARLKVRTRGYCSDAYQLVSGFQFTPDFFCASLRNGTRDACLFDAGAPAVQQNRLMGVMSFGPERCGHEFQPAVFIKAFYFRDFVKHTISSYKTTGELIEAMKDIDPVVRPPVHVADDTEDVANPDEVTEPDSRHD, encoded by the exons ATGGGCGTGGTTAGAACAGCAGTATTATTTTgcttatatttaaattttggttaTTCCACTGGAGATAAAGAGCAAAATAACCCAGCAGTAG ACTACAATAAGCCTGAACCAGCTCTAGTCGCGAGCGGGAGACGCCGACACCACGATGAGAAGAAAGCTTTCAGAATCCGGAACGAATACCTTCTGAACCTCAACAAGGAGAACTTGAGGATTCGTGGTGGAAATACCACCGATACTAAGAACTTCCCCTACATAGCTGCAATCATTATTAACGGAAGGCTATGGTGTGCGGGCACTATTGTTGATGTGAACTGGGTGCTAACAGCTGCGCATTGCTTGAATTA CGTTCTCCACGTCGCACCAATGAAAACATTAGGAAAATATGTCAAAGTAAGAGTGGGCAGCGCGCAACCACACGAGGGTGGTCAGCTCGTGGACGTCACAGGAGCTGTAAGACATCCCAAATTCGAAGAGGAACCAGTGCCACACGCAGACATTGCGCTGTTGAAGCTTGCTGAGAATCTGG AATTCACGATGCATATAAATTTAATCAAGATCTACACTGGAATGAAGGAACCTTACGCACAAAGTTTCGTTGCAGTTACTGGTTGGGGAGCTACGcgc GGTTCGGTCACAGCTTTTAGGGATCATACACCAGATCTGATGACAGCGCGTCTAAAAGTGCGAACGCGTGGATACTGCAGTGACGCCTACCAGCTCGTCAGCGGCTTCCAATTCACGCCTGACTTCTTCTGCGCCTCCTTGAGGAACGGCACTAGAGATGCATGCTTG ttCGACGCGGGCGCCCCGGCTGTACAACAAAACCGTCTGATGGGAGTGATGAGCTTTGGACCGGAACGCTGTGGACATGAATTTCAGCCGGCTGTATTTATCAAGGCGTTTTACTTTAG GGACTTCGTAAAGCACACGATCTCGTCATACAAAACAACAGGAGAGTTGATCGAAGCGATGAAGGACATAGACCCGGTGGTGCGGCCGCCGGTACACGTCGCCGACGACACGGAAGATGTTGCGAacccggacgaagtcacggagcCGGACAGTAGACACGATTGA
- the LOC123865251 gene encoding trypsin-like isoform X3 has translation MGVVRTAVLFCLYLNFGYSTGDKEQNNPAVAFRIRNEYLLNLNKENLRIRGGNTTDTKNFPYIAAIIINGRLWCAGTIVDVNWVLTAAHCLNYVLHVAPMKTLGKYVKVRVGSAQPHEGGQLVDVTGAVRHPKFEEEPVPHADIALLKLAENLEFTMHINLIKIYTGMKEPYAQSFVAVTGWGATRGSVTAFRDHTPDLMTARLKVRTRGYCSDAYQLVSGFQFTPDFFCASLRNGTRDACLFDAGAPAVQQNRLMGVMSFGPERCGHEFQPAVFIKAFYFRDFVKHTISSYKTTGELIEAMKDIDPVVRPPVHVADDTEDVANPDEVTEPDSRHD, from the exons ATGGGCGTGGTTAGAACAGCAGTATTATTTTgcttatatttaaattttggttaTTCCACTGGAGATAAAGAGCAAAATAACCCAGCAGTAG CTTTCAGAATCCGGAACGAATACCTTCTGAACCTCAACAAGGAGAACTTGAGGATTCGTGGTGGAAATACCACCGATACTAAGAACTTCCCCTACATAGCTGCAATCATTATTAACGGAAGGCTATGGTGTGCGGGCACTATTGTTGATGTGAACTGGGTGCTAACAGCTGCGCATTGCTTGAATTA CGTTCTCCACGTCGCACCAATGAAAACATTAGGAAAATATGTCAAAGTAAGAGTGGGCAGCGCGCAACCACACGAGGGTGGTCAGCTCGTGGACGTCACAGGAGCTGTAAGACATCCCAAATTCGAAGAGGAACCAGTGCCACACGCAGACATTGCGCTGTTGAAGCTTGCTGAGAATCTGG AATTCACGATGCATATAAATTTAATCAAGATCTACACTGGAATGAAGGAACCTTACGCACAAAGTTTCGTTGCAGTTACTGGTTGGGGAGCTACGcgc GGTTCGGTCACAGCTTTTAGGGATCATACACCAGATCTGATGACAGCGCGTCTAAAAGTGCGAACGCGTGGATACTGCAGTGACGCCTACCAGCTCGTCAGCGGCTTCCAATTCACGCCTGACTTCTTCTGCGCCTCCTTGAGGAACGGCACTAGAGATGCATGCTTG ttCGACGCGGGCGCCCCGGCTGTACAACAAAACCGTCTGATGGGAGTGATGAGCTTTGGACCGGAACGCTGTGGACATGAATTTCAGCCGGCTGTATTTATCAAGGCGTTTTACTTTAG GGACTTCGTAAAGCACACGATCTCGTCATACAAAACAACAGGAGAGTTGATCGAAGCGATGAAGGACATAGACCCGGTGGTGCGGCCGCCGGTACACGTCGCCGACGACACGGAAGATGTTGCGAacccggacgaagtcacggagcCGGACAGTAGACACGATTGA